GAAGGGCACGTTCGTCGGGATGCCGAGTTTTTTGGTGAAGAGGAGCAGGTCCTTTTTCGATTCACCGTAGATCTCGCCTTCCCAGGGCTTGATCGCGCCGTCCGCAATGGACAGCGAGTGGTCGGGAATGGCGAGGCGGTAGTCGATGTCGATGACGCGGCCGAAGCCGCGGCATTTCGGGCAGGCGCCGAGCGGGGAGTTGAAGGAGAACAGGCCCGGCGTGGCGGGGCGAAACGTGCGGTCGGTTTTGGGCGAATGCAGGCCGCGGGAGAAGTGTCCGGCTACGCCCAGCGATTCGGCGGAAAACATCTGCACCTCGCCCTTGCCGAAGTGCAGCGCGGTTTCGCAGGCCTCGAGAAAGCGGGATTTGTTTTCGGTGGCGATGCGGAGGCGGTCCTGGATCACGAATAGCCAGGACGCGGAGAGCTGGGCGCCGAGGGCCGATGGTTTGGCTTCCAGCAGGTCGTCGAGTTTGTGCAGTTCGAGGTTTTCCCTGGCGTCTGGGGTTTGGGCTTTGGATTTTTCACGGGCGAGAAGCACGCGGGTGTAGCCCTGGCCCTTGATGCTCGTGAGGATTTCGGGCCACGCCAGGTTGTCGGGCTTCGTAATGCGGAAGCAGAGGAGCAGCGTCGCCGCCGGATGCGCAGCCAAAGTCTTGGCCCAGATGGTGGCGGGGGTGTCGTCCTCAACCTTCTCGCCGGTCTCGGGGTCAAAGCACTCGGCGACGTGGCTGAACCAGACCTTCGCGAAGTCGGTGAGCTCGGTCATCGTGCCGACCGTGGAGCGCGAGGTCTTGACCGTGTTGGTCTGCTCGATGGCGATGGACGGGCGGATGTTCTCGACGGAATCAACCTTGGGTTTGTCGAGCAGGTCGAGGAACTGGCGGGTGTAGGCGCTGAAGGTCTCGACGTAGCGCCGCTGGCCCTCGGCGTGCAGCGTGTCGAACACCAGCGAGGACTTGCCGGCGCCACTCAGGCCGGTGACAACCACATATTTGCCCAGCGGCAGGTCGAGGTCGAAGCCCTTCAGGTTGTTCTGGCGGACGCCGCGCAGGCGGATGAATTCGGGGGCGGAGAGGGGCGACGGAGTGACCACGACAGCGAGAAAGAGCGGTAATCAGCCGAAGGCAAATCCGTGTGCGCCGTTCGGCGGGTCTGCTGACATAGGGGTGTCAGGAGCCGGTTTTGCCCGGGCCCCGCCGCGCCCGGGCGCGCAACGAAGGTGTCCGGGCCTACCCCTTCGTCAGCTCGCGGAAGAGATTGAGGTGGGCTTGGACCTGACGCTCGGGGACGAAGTGCGCCTGGGCGTGGCGGCGCGAATGCTCGGAAAAGCGGCGGCGAAGAGCGGGTTCGCGGATGAGCTTGTCGAGCGCGGTGACAAAGCCGGCCTGATCCTGGTTCTTGAGCAGGATGCCGGACTTGTCGGGGGCAAAGCATTCGCCCACGCCGACGATGTCGTAGGCCACGGCGGGCAGGCCGTGCAACTGGGCCTCGATGAGGAAATTTGACAGGGATTCGCTCTGGGAGGCCAGCACGGCGAGGTCGGCGCCGAGATAGAGCGGCGCGGGTTCAGCGTGGTAGCCGAGGAACTTCACGCGTCCGCCGAGGCCGAGATCATGGGAGAGCCGCTCGCACTTTTTGCGGGTGGGGCCCTCGCCGGCGAGCCAGAGCTGCCAGTCGAGGTAGTTGGGGAGGCGGGAGCAGAGCTCGATGAGTTCGCGCTGGTTTTTCTCCGGCCGGAACATCGCGACATTGATCATCACCACCGTGCTCGGATTGGCGCCGTGGTAGCGGCGCAGCGCCAGGTTGCGTGCGGCGGATTCGTCGGTGAAGCGCAGCACCGGATTGTGGATCACGGTGATCTTCGAAGGATGGATGTCGTGGTTGTCCGTCAACACCTGCTTCGCGACATGGCTGTTGGCCACGATGTGGCGGCACTTGCGCAAAGAGCGCACAAAGAGCATCGGCAGGGCCTTGCCCGTGCGCATGGTGCATACGACAGCGGCCCGGGGCAGGCGCGACTGGATGAAGCCGGCGTAACAGTTGGCCATGCGGCCCATACAGAGCACGAGGTCGGGCGCCGCCTCGGCGGCGGTGCGGAGCAGGCCCGGGGCGAACCAGTCCAGCCCGGTGTCGAATCCTTGCAGCGAGCGGAAGGCAAAGGGCTGCTGCTCGCCGTCGAGGTCAAGCACCCCGCGCGGGCGGAAGGTGAGGAGCGTGACCTCGTGGCCGGCCTTGGCGAAGGCCCCGGCCATGAACACGGAATGGCGTTCGGTGCCGCCGCTGCGAAGGTAGTCCTGGACAATAAGAATTTTCATTGCGCCGCGAAGGGTCGCGGTGAGAGTCAGCCATCAATCAATGAACAATGCGTTCGTCAACCTGCTGCTGCGCTGGCTGATCCTCGCGCTCGGCGTGTTGCTCGCCGAAAAGCTGCTGCCAGGCATCAGCTGCGACAGCGGTCTCACCCTCGTGGTCGTGGTGCTGCTGCTGAGTCTCTTCAACGTGGTGCTCAAGCCGTTGCTGCTGCTTTTCACCCTGCCGTTCATCATCCTCACGATGGGCCTCGGCATCTGGCTCATCAACGCCGTGCTCCTCTATGGGGTGGGCAAGCTGGTGGACGGTTTTCATGTGGCCGGATTCGGATCGGCCTTGGTGGGCGCGCTGATTGTGAGCGTGACGAACATGATCATCAACCGCCTGCTCGCCTCGCCGACCAAGCCGCCGACCC
This DNA window, taken from Oleiharenicola lentus, encodes the following:
- a CDS encoding phage holin family protein, translating into MNNAFVNLLLRWLILALGVLLAEKLLPGISCDSGLTLVVVVLLLSLFNVVLKPLLLLFTLPFIILTMGLGIWLINAVLLYGVGKLVDGFHVAGFGSALVGALIVSVTNMIINRLLASPTKPPTRPPGPGKRDDVIDV
- a CDS encoding glycosyltransferase, with the translated sequence MKILIVQDYLRSGGTERHSVFMAGAFAKAGHEVTLLTFRPRGVLDLDGEQQPFAFRSLQGFDTGLDWFAPGLLRTAAEAAPDLVLCMGRMANCYAGFIQSRLPRAAVVCTMRTGKALPMLFVRSLRKCRHIVANSHVAKQVLTDNHDIHPSKITVIHNPVLRFTDESAARNLALRRYHGANPSTVVMINVAMFRPEKNQRELIELCSRLPNYLDWQLWLAGEGPTRKKCERLSHDLGLGGRVKFLGYHAEPAPLYLGADLAVLASQSESLSNFLIEAQLHGLPAVAYDIVGVGECFAPDKSGILLKNQDQAGFVTALDKLIREPALRRRFSEHSRRHAQAHFVPERQVQAHLNLFRELTKG